Proteins from a genomic interval of Gossypium hirsutum isolate 1008001.06 chromosome A09, Gossypium_hirsutum_v2.1, whole genome shotgun sequence:
- the LOC107889083 gene encoding uncharacterized protein isoform X2 encodes MLVSILNMFLMDWRLTRMKTELSMCIGAFGNYVADRRCLICLKRLREKGKQRFRGCWSFGLYQILPIANAFRISNINEEEKHCKSLLRGRFLRNDRRVAGDKSTSIAASELGLLRQKQTVSGLREGFFSRLDNSGCSPASSKYCDTPSNSDTKANRTEQNHVDDSNEVIDILNGQSERENKKTDNQSVLDGITDLVADVVEDVSWQDQSGDVTGQVLDGDWKETNASESSLEASQNEAREHCNIKEVGEASHEHFPQDGESGTFGLINVVENLEQNLVQYIDGQESASQVEQLQEDDQENEDAVWQEASVEYNVSMDGHNEEASGMHHEDGGNDDGSLLETTRNWLQWSYGQEPGGRADAFYFPEDNVESMELRELLDRRSVSTLLHSGFRESLDQLMQSFRERRNYLYIDLELNETSATPASVEQDVEQQSRAQSEGQGDAEVPPLALPSPRLPYTPASVEQYIEWHTMDRNEGQGNVEVPPLALPSPRMTYMRPLWDQDSYHYNWVPHDVHQQFGIEWDIINDLRFDMARLQQRMNGMQRMLGACMEMQLDLQRSIRQEVSAALNRSAGSRGMIDDSSSKDAHNWDNVRKGLCCICSKGNIDSLLYRCGHMCACFKCGNELVQSGAKCPMCRAPVIEVVRAYSIQ; translated from the exons ATGCTGGTGTCAATATTGAACATGTTCTTGATGGATTGGAGATTAACCAGAATGAAGACCGAACTGAGCATGTGCATAGGGGCATTCGGAAATTATGTGGCAGACAGGCGCTGCTTGATATGCTTAAAAAGGCTGCGGGAGAAAGGCAAACAGAGGTTCAGGGGTTGCTGGAGCTTCGGGCTGTATCAAATTTTGCCCATCGCAAACGCATTCAG AATTTCAAACATAAACGAAGAAGAAAAACACTGTAAG TCATTGTTGAGAGGTAGATTCTTGAGAAATGACAGAAGGGTTGCTGGTGACAAATCTACCTCCATAGCAGCCAGTGAATTAGGCCTATTAAGACAAAAACAGACTGTATCTGGTCTAAG GGAAGGTTTTTTCTCCAGATTGGATAATTCTGGTTGTAGTCCTGCAAGCAGTAAATATTGCGATACACCATCTAACTCTGACACTAAGGCTAACAGAACAGAACAAAACCATGTTGATGATTCAAATGAAGTCATAGATATTTTAAATGGACAATCTGAACGTGAGAACAAGAAAACTGACAACCAGAGTGTTTTGGATGGTATAACTGATTTAGTGGCTGATGTTGTTGAAGATGTAAGTTGGCAGGACCAAAGCGGAGATGTTACTGGACAAGTCCTGGATGGGGACTGGAAAGAAACTAATGCTAGTGAGTCATCCCTTGAAGCTTCACAGAATGAAGCTCGAGAACATTGTAACATAAAAGAAGTTGGTGAAGCATCTCATGAACATTTTCCCCAAGATGGCGAGAGTGGGACCTTCGGGTTAATTAATGTCGTAGAAAATTTAGAACAGAATCTAGTTCAATATATTGATGGGCAAGAATCTGCTTCTCAAGTTGAACAACTGCAGGAGGATGATCAGGAAAATGAAGACGCAGTGTGGCAGGAAGCTAGTGTTGAGTATAATGTATCGATGGATGGTCATAATGAAGAAGCCTCTGGCATGCACCATGAAGATGGTGGGAATGACGATGGTAGCTTGCTTGAGACAACACGGAATTGGTTGCAATGGTCTTATGGTCAAGAACCCGGTGGGAGAGCAGACGCATTTTATTTTCCTGAAGATAATGTAGAGAGTATGGAGCTCAGGGAACTGTTAGATAG GAGAAGTGTCTCAACTCTTCTTCATAGTGGTTTCCGTGAGAGTCTTGACCAGTTGATGCAATCATTTAGGGAAAGGCGAAATTATCTCTATATTGACTTGGAGCTAAATGAAACATCTGCTACTCCTGCTTCAGTTGAACAAGATGTCGAACAGCAAAGCAGGGCTCAGAGTGAGGGTCAGGGAGATGCTGAGGTTCCTCCACTTGCTCTTCCTTCACCTAGGTTGCCATACACTCCTGCTTCTGTAGAACAATACATAGAATGGCATACCATGGACCGGAATGAGGGTCAAGGGAATGTCGAGGTTCCTCCACTTGCTCTTCCTTCACCCAGGATGACATATATGCGACCACTTTGGGACCAGGATTCATACCATTATAATTGGGTTCCACATGATGTGCATCAGCAGTTTGGAATT GAGTGGGATATCATTAATGATTTGAGGTTTGACATGGCAAGACTGCAGCAAAGGATGAATGGCATGCAGAGGATGCTTGGGGCCTGCATGGAAATGCAACTCGACTTACAGCGATCAATAAGACAAGAAGTCTCTGCTGCCCTCAACCGTTCAGCTGGTTCACGAG GGATGATTGATGACAGCTCGTCCAAGGATGCCCACAATTGGGATAATGTCAGGAAAGGGCTCTGTTGTATATGCTCCAAAGGCAATATCGATTCACTACTATACAG aTGTGGGCACATGTgcgcttgctttaaatgtggcaaTGAATTGGTCCAAAGTGGAGCCAAGTGTCCAATGTGTCGTGCACCGGTAATTGAGGTCGTCCGTGCTTACTCAATCcaataa
- the LOC107889083 gene encoding uncharacterized protein isoform X1: MAIAGLHNVSVLENSFPRESQSQPSRSRRRESGSTRASSILQMWRELEDEHVVSHAQERGNKRMLQKRTDDLSMTDSDSQNDEHIVVPEDMSTSVNEFGQWSQDRFRSRSGNADSSNFNCEHSSDLGEVERERVRQIFREWMNSGGRERTSNVSRKNNSSRAQLLGETEQERIRPIRECVQMNSQQRGACIQSREEQAADAGVNIEHVLDGLEINQNEDRTEHVHRGIRKLCGRQALLDMLKKAAGERQTEVQGLLELRAVSNFAHRKRIQSLLRGRFLRNDRRVAGDKSTSIAASELGLLRQKQTVSGLREGFFSRLDNSGCSPASSKYCDTPSNSDTKANRTEQNHVDDSNEVIDILNGQSERENKKTDNQSVLDGITDLVADVVEDVSWQDQSGDVTGQVLDGDWKETNASESSLEASQNEAREHCNIKEVGEASHEHFPQDGESGTFGLINVVENLEQNLVQYIDGQESASQVEQLQEDDQENEDAVWQEASVEYNVSMDGHNEEASGMHHEDGGNDDGSLLETTRNWLQWSYGQEPGGRADAFYFPEDNVESMELRELLDRRSVSTLLHSGFRESLDQLMQSFRERRNYLYIDLELNETSATPASVEQDVEQQSRAQSEGQGDAEVPPLALPSPRLPYTPASVEQYIEWHTMDRNEGQGNVEVPPLALPSPRMTYMRPLWDQDSYHYNWVPHDVHQQFGIEWDIINDLRFDMARLQQRMNGMQRMLGACMEMQLDLQRSIRQEVSAALNRSAGSRGMIDDSSSKDAHNWDNVRKGLCCICSKGNIDSLLYRCGHMCACFKCGNELVQSGAKCPMCRAPVIEVVRAYSIQ, from the exons ATGGCTATTGCTGGTCTACACAATGTTTCTGTGCTCGAAAATTCTTTTCCAAGAGAGTCTCAGTCTCAACCATCAAGGTCAAGAAGGCGGGAAAGTGGTAGCACCCGGGCATCCTCAATCTTGCAGATGTGGCGGGAACTAGAGGATGAGCATGTGGTGAGTCACGCTCAAGAGAGAGGAAATAAAAGAATGCTCCAAAAAAGGACTGATGACCTCTCGATGACGGATTCTGACAGCCAAAATGATGAACATATTGTTGTTCCAGAGGATATGAGCACGAGTGTGAATGAGTTTGGACAATGGTCCCAAGATCGATTCAGGTCACGGAGTGGGAATGCGGATTCAAGTAATTTTAATTGTGAACACTCATCTGATTTGGGGGAAGTTGAAAGGGAAAGGGTAAGGCAAATCTTTCGGGAGTGGATGAACAGTGGTGGTAGGGAACGTACATCTAATGTTTCCCGTAAAAATAACAGTTCAAGGGCCCAGTTGCTTGGTGAAACTGAGCAGGAGAGAATCAGACCTATAAGGGAGTGTGTGCAGATGAACAGTCAGCAGAGAGGTGCTTGTATTCAGAGTAGAGAAGAGCAAGCAGCTGATGCTGGTGTCAATATTGAACATGTTCTTGATGGATTGGAGATTAACCAGAATGAAGACCGAACTGAGCATGTGCATAGGGGCATTCGGAAATTATGTGGCAGACAGGCGCTGCTTGATATGCTTAAAAAGGCTGCGGGAGAAAGGCAAACAGAGGTTCAGGGGTTGCTGGAGCTTCGGGCTGTATCAAATTTTGCCCATCGCAAACGCATTCAG TCATTGTTGAGAGGTAGATTCTTGAGAAATGACAGAAGGGTTGCTGGTGACAAATCTACCTCCATAGCAGCCAGTGAATTAGGCCTATTAAGACAAAAACAGACTGTATCTGGTCTAAG GGAAGGTTTTTTCTCCAGATTGGATAATTCTGGTTGTAGTCCTGCAAGCAGTAAATATTGCGATACACCATCTAACTCTGACACTAAGGCTAACAGAACAGAACAAAACCATGTTGATGATTCAAATGAAGTCATAGATATTTTAAATGGACAATCTGAACGTGAGAACAAGAAAACTGACAACCAGAGTGTTTTGGATGGTATAACTGATTTAGTGGCTGATGTTGTTGAAGATGTAAGTTGGCAGGACCAAAGCGGAGATGTTACTGGACAAGTCCTGGATGGGGACTGGAAAGAAACTAATGCTAGTGAGTCATCCCTTGAAGCTTCACAGAATGAAGCTCGAGAACATTGTAACATAAAAGAAGTTGGTGAAGCATCTCATGAACATTTTCCCCAAGATGGCGAGAGTGGGACCTTCGGGTTAATTAATGTCGTAGAAAATTTAGAACAGAATCTAGTTCAATATATTGATGGGCAAGAATCTGCTTCTCAAGTTGAACAACTGCAGGAGGATGATCAGGAAAATGAAGACGCAGTGTGGCAGGAAGCTAGTGTTGAGTATAATGTATCGATGGATGGTCATAATGAAGAAGCCTCTGGCATGCACCATGAAGATGGTGGGAATGACGATGGTAGCTTGCTTGAGACAACACGGAATTGGTTGCAATGGTCTTATGGTCAAGAACCCGGTGGGAGAGCAGACGCATTTTATTTTCCTGAAGATAATGTAGAGAGTATGGAGCTCAGGGAACTGTTAGATAG GAGAAGTGTCTCAACTCTTCTTCATAGTGGTTTCCGTGAGAGTCTTGACCAGTTGATGCAATCATTTAGGGAAAGGCGAAATTATCTCTATATTGACTTGGAGCTAAATGAAACATCTGCTACTCCTGCTTCAGTTGAACAAGATGTCGAACAGCAAAGCAGGGCTCAGAGTGAGGGTCAGGGAGATGCTGAGGTTCCTCCACTTGCTCTTCCTTCACCTAGGTTGCCATACACTCCTGCTTCTGTAGAACAATACATAGAATGGCATACCATGGACCGGAATGAGGGTCAAGGGAATGTCGAGGTTCCTCCACTTGCTCTTCCTTCACCCAGGATGACATATATGCGACCACTTTGGGACCAGGATTCATACCATTATAATTGGGTTCCACATGATGTGCATCAGCAGTTTGGAATT GAGTGGGATATCATTAATGATTTGAGGTTTGACATGGCAAGACTGCAGCAAAGGATGAATGGCATGCAGAGGATGCTTGGGGCCTGCATGGAAATGCAACTCGACTTACAGCGATCAATAAGACAAGAAGTCTCTGCTGCCCTCAACCGTTCAGCTGGTTCACGAG GGATGATTGATGACAGCTCGTCCAAGGATGCCCACAATTGGGATAATGTCAGGAAAGGGCTCTGTTGTATATGCTCCAAAGGCAATATCGATTCACTACTATACAG aTGTGGGCACATGTgcgcttgctttaaatgtggcaaTGAATTGGTCCAAAGTGGAGCCAAGTGTCCAATGTGTCGTGCACCGGTAATTGAGGTCGTCCGTGCTTACTCAATCcaataa